A part of Streptomyces sp. NBC_01451 genomic DNA contains:
- a CDS encoding Crp/Fnr family transcriptional regulator — protein MTPSITLRMSHALPPDHRDRLLRTAREVDFRQDARLFEEGGRADRFWIVRDGSVALDMHVPGHRPPVIETLGVGDLAGWSWLYEPYVWQLGARTLTPVRAYEFDAVAVRLMCLDDDRFGRSVEHWVGRVLAHRLNAARARLVDLYGTYETREAR, from the coding sequence ATGACACCCTCGATCACCCTGCGCATGTCGCACGCGCTGCCGCCCGACCACCGCGACCGGCTCCTGCGCACGGCCCGCGAGGTCGACTTCCGGCAGGACGCCCGGCTCTTCGAGGAGGGCGGACGCGCCGACCGCTTCTGGATCGTCCGCGACGGCTCGGTCGCCCTGGACATGCATGTGCCCGGCCACCGCCCGCCCGTGATCGAAACCCTGGGAGTCGGTGACCTGGCGGGCTGGTCCTGGCTGTACGAGCCGTACGTCTGGCAGCTGGGTGCCCGGACCCTGACCCCGGTGCGGGCCTACGAGTTCGACGCCGTCGCCGTACGTCTGATGTGTCTGGACGACGACAGGTTCGGCCGGTCCGTGGAGCACTGGGTCGGCCGGGTGCTGGCCCACCGGCTGAACGCGGCCCGCGCCCGGCTGGTCGACCTGTACGGGACCTACGAGACGAGGGAAGCCCGATGA
- a CDS encoding FAD/NAD(P)-binding protein, giving the protein MTAVPVPHRVVARLPETADTITLRLEPVGAALPDFLPGQFAMVHCFGRGEIPVSVSSVRATGGLAHTVRSVGAVSGGLCAARVGDVVGIRGPYGTGWELERARGHDVLVVAGGIGLAPLRPLILGALAEPQEYRRVNVLVGARTPGDLIARKEVESWATSYTGVTVDQPAPDWRGDVGVVTQLLGRAHFDPGNTWAFVCGPEPMIRAAARELTHRGVPGDRVRVSLERNMRCATGHCGHCQLGPLLLCRAGPVVDWELAEPLLSTREL; this is encoded by the coding sequence ATGACCGCCGTACCGGTCCCCCATCGCGTGGTCGCCCGCCTGCCGGAGACCGCGGACACGATCACTCTGCGGCTCGAACCGGTGGGCGCGGCGCTGCCCGACTTCCTGCCGGGACAGTTCGCGATGGTGCACTGCTTCGGCCGCGGCGAGATCCCCGTCTCGGTGAGTTCAGTGCGGGCCACGGGCGGCCTCGCGCACACGGTCCGCTCGGTGGGCGCTGTCTCCGGCGGGCTGTGCGCGGCCCGGGTCGGCGACGTCGTCGGCATCCGCGGCCCGTACGGCACGGGCTGGGAGCTGGAGCGGGCACGCGGCCACGACGTCCTGGTCGTGGCGGGCGGCATCGGGCTCGCCCCGCTGCGGCCACTGATCCTGGGTGCGCTGGCCGAGCCGCAGGAGTACCGACGCGTGAACGTCCTGGTCGGGGCACGCACCCCGGGCGACCTGATCGCCCGGAAGGAGGTGGAGAGCTGGGCCACGTCGTACACCGGTGTCACGGTCGACCAGCCCGCCCCGGACTGGCGCGGGGACGTCGGCGTGGTCACCCAGTTGCTCGGGCGGGCGCACTTCGACCCGGGAAACACCTGGGCGTTCGTCTGCGGACCCGAGCCGATGATCCGCGCCGCCGCCCGCGAACTCACCCACCGGGGTGTGCCCGGCGACCGCGTCCGGGTCTCGCTGGAACGGAACATGCGCTGCGCGACCGGGCACTGCGGGCACTGCCAGCTCGGACCGCTGCTGCTGTGCCGGGCCGGGCCGGTCGTGGACTGGGAACTCGCGGAACCCCTGCTCTCGACAAGGGAGTTGTGA
- a CDS encoding oxidoreductase, translated as MAPTLAVFKLASCDGCQLTLLDCEDELLALAGEVDISHFLEASSAVAPGPYDLSLVEGSVTTAADAERIRAIRAASRHLVTIGACATAGGIQALRNYADVDEYRRVVYAHPEYVSTLATSTPVSAHVDVDFELRGCPIDRRQLIEVITAFLAGRKPDVPDHSVCFECKRRGTVCVTVAHGTPCLGPVTHAGCGALCPAYQRGCFGCFGPSGSVNLPALIPLLRRDGLDDDAVERFLHTFNAPAFDEFTEPGKSDESHETGKEVRK; from the coding sequence ATGGCACCCACCCTCGCCGTGTTCAAGCTGGCCTCCTGCGACGGCTGCCAGCTCACCCTGCTCGACTGCGAGGACGAACTCCTCGCGCTGGCGGGCGAGGTGGACATCAGCCACTTCCTGGAGGCGTCCAGCGCTGTCGCACCAGGGCCCTACGACCTGTCCCTGGTGGAGGGCTCGGTGACCACGGCCGCGGATGCCGAGCGGATCCGCGCCATCCGGGCCGCCTCGCGCCACCTGGTGACGATCGGCGCCTGCGCGACCGCCGGAGGCATCCAGGCCCTGCGGAACTACGCGGACGTCGACGAGTACCGGCGCGTGGTCTACGCGCACCCCGAGTACGTCTCCACGCTCGCCACCTCCACTCCCGTGTCCGCCCATGTGGACGTCGACTTCGAACTGCGCGGCTGCCCGATCGACCGGCGTCAGCTCATCGAGGTGATCACCGCGTTCCTCGCCGGCCGCAAGCCGGACGTCCCCGACCACAGCGTGTGCTTCGAGTGCAAGCGGCGGGGCACGGTCTGCGTCACCGTCGCCCACGGCACCCCCTGTCTGGGGCCGGTCACGCACGCCGGGTGCGGGGCGCTGTGCCCGGCGTACCAGCGGGGCTGCTTCGGCTGCTTCGGTCCGTCCGGGTCGGTGAACCTGCCCGCGCTGATCCCGCTGCTGCGCCGGGACGGCCTCGACGACGACGCCGTCGAGCGGTTCCTGCACACCTTCAACGCCCCCGCGTTCGACGAGTTCACCGAACCCGGCAAGAGCGACGAGAGCCACGAGACCGGTAAGGAGGTGCGCAAGTGA
- a CDS encoding Ni/Fe hydrogenase subunit alpha yields the protein MTHRGSRVLHVGSLSRVEGEGALRLRVHDGTVTEARLEIYEPPRFFEAFLRGRSHTEPPDITARVCGICPVAYQMSACAAIEDACGVSVGPVIRDLRRLLYCGEWIESQALHIYLLHAPDFLGRASAIDLARTHRAEVERGLRLKKAGNSLMELLGGRAVHPVNVRLGGFHRVPTRAELRPLQEELKQALDDAWDTVRWVAGFEFPDARVEADLLALAEPDTYAIEGGTPTVLRLDGTRESFPVRDFTEHVTETHVAHSTALHSRLDGRLHLTGSLARFAISGARLSPVALQAAVAAGLGDPREGAVCHNPFRSILVRAVETVYAVGEALRIIEAYEPPARPYAEVPPVAGTGHGATEAPRGLLYHRYELDADGVVTSALLVPPTAQNQGAIEDDLRRLAQRAITEHDPDDDELTALCERAIRNHDPCISCSTHFLDLTVVRTQGGCDA from the coding sequence GTGACACACCGTGGATCGCGTGTGCTGCACGTGGGCTCGCTGTCCCGGGTCGAGGGCGAGGGCGCGCTGCGCCTGCGGGTGCACGACGGCACGGTCACCGAGGCACGGCTGGAGATCTACGAGCCGCCGCGCTTCTTCGAGGCGTTCCTGCGCGGCCGTTCCCACACAGAGCCGCCGGACATCACGGCCCGGGTGTGCGGGATCTGCCCGGTGGCCTACCAGATGAGCGCATGCGCGGCGATCGAGGACGCCTGCGGGGTGAGTGTCGGTCCGGTGATCCGGGATCTGCGCCGGCTGCTGTACTGCGGCGAGTGGATCGAGAGCCAGGCACTGCACATCTATCTGCTGCACGCCCCCGACTTCCTGGGCCGGGCGAGCGCGATCGACCTGGCGCGCACCCACCGGGCCGAGGTCGAACGAGGGCTGCGGCTGAAGAAGGCCGGCAACTCGCTGATGGAACTGCTCGGCGGGCGGGCCGTGCATCCCGTGAACGTCCGCCTCGGCGGCTTCCACCGGGTGCCGACGCGCGCCGAACTACGCCCCCTGCAAGAGGAGTTGAAGCAGGCACTGGACGATGCCTGGGACACCGTGCGCTGGGTCGCGGGCTTCGAGTTCCCGGACGCCCGGGTCGAGGCCGACCTGCTGGCGCTGGCCGAGCCGGACACGTACGCCATCGAGGGCGGGACACCGACCGTCCTCCGCCTCGACGGGACCCGGGAGTCCTTCCCCGTGCGGGACTTCACCGAGCACGTCACGGAGACGCACGTCGCGCACTCCACCGCGCTGCACTCGCGGCTCGACGGACGGCTGCATCTCACCGGCTCCCTCGCGCGGTTCGCGATCAGCGGCGCGCGGCTGTCGCCGGTGGCGCTCCAGGCGGCCGTGGCGGCCGGGCTGGGCGATCCGCGGGAGGGGGCCGTGTGCCACAACCCGTTCCGGTCGATCCTCGTGCGGGCGGTGGAGACCGTGTACGCCGTCGGGGAGGCGCTGCGGATCATCGAGGCGTACGAGCCGCCCGCGCGCCCCTACGCGGAGGTGCCGCCGGTCGCGGGTACCGGACACGGCGCGACCGAGGCACCGCGCGGGCTGCTCTACCACCGGTACGAACTCGACGCCGACGGCGTCGTCACCAGCGCGCTGCTGGTGCCGCCGACCGCACAGAACCAGGGCGCCATCGAGGACGACCTGCGGCGCCTGGCCCAGCGGGCCATCACCGAACACGACCCGGACGACGACGAGTTGACGGCCCTGTGCGAGCGGGCGATCCGCAACCACGACCCGTGCATCTCCTGTTCCACCCACTTCCTCGACCTGACGGTCGTCCGCACCCAGGGAGGCTGCGATGCCTGA
- a CDS encoding CBS domain-containing protein, giving the protein MPESPYTVSDVMTHTAVAVGSEASFKEIVELLDQWKVSALPVLAGEGRVVGVVSEADLLPKEEFRDTDEGEPAERAKAAALTAGELMSSPAVTVHADASVAEAARIMARRHVKRLPVVNGVGLLQGVVSRGDLLKVFLRSDEELADEIRRSVLGRLPVTTSLTVGVTEGVVTLGGLLPDRTLVPIVARAVRAVEGVVDIKLELTHR; this is encoded by the coding sequence ATGCCTGAATCCCCGTACACCGTGAGCGATGTGATGACGCACACCGCCGTCGCCGTCGGCAGCGAGGCCTCCTTCAAGGAGATCGTCGAACTGCTCGACCAGTGGAAGGTCAGCGCCCTGCCGGTGCTGGCCGGGGAGGGCCGGGTCGTCGGTGTGGTCTCCGAGGCGGATCTGCTGCCCAAGGAGGAGTTCCGGGACACCGACGAGGGCGAGCCCGCCGAGCGGGCCAAGGCGGCAGCACTGACCGCGGGCGAGCTGATGAGCTCTCCGGCCGTGACCGTGCACGCGGACGCCTCGGTCGCCGAGGCCGCTCGCATCATGGCCCGCCGGCACGTCAAGCGGCTGCCGGTCGTGAACGGCGTGGGCCTGCTGCAGGGCGTGGTCAGCCGCGGTGACCTGCTGAAGGTGTTCCTCCGCTCCGACGAGGAGCTGGCCGACGAGATCCGGCGCAGTGTCCTGGGCCGCCTCCCGGTCACCACCTCCTTGACGGTCGGCGTGACCGAGGGCGTGGTCACCCTGGGCGGCCTCCTGCCCGACCGCACACTCGTCCCCATCGTGGCGCGGGCGGTTCGGGCGGTGGAGGGGGTCGTCGACATCAAGCTCGAACTCACGCACCGATGA
- the hypD gene encoding hydrogenase formation protein HypD — MKYLDEYRDPVLARRLLGELRETATRPWRIMEVCGGQTHTLVRQGIDELLPAGMRMIHGPGCPVCVTPLETLDRAMAIAARPGVILTSFGDMLRVPGTDTDLLSLRARGADVRVVYAPMDAVRLAAAHPDREVVFLAVGFETTAPANATAVLQAARLGLTNFSVLVSHVLVPPAMTALLDDPDCEVQAFLAAGHVCAVMGWREYEPIAARHRVPIVVTGFEPLDLLEGILMAVRQLESGRYEVENQYVRAVCRSGNTGAQEAIREVFRVTDRAWRGIGALPDSGLELAEEYQEFDAAKRFDVGGLCPVEDPQCIAGAILTGARLPTDCAAYGTRCTPRHPLGAPMVSSEGTCAAFHAAGRTPTRSTA; from the coding sequence ATGAAGTACCTGGACGAGTACCGCGATCCCGTACTGGCCCGGCGGCTGCTGGGCGAGCTGCGGGAGACCGCCACGCGTCCCTGGCGGATCATGGAGGTGTGCGGCGGTCAGACCCACACCCTGGTCCGCCAGGGCATAGACGAGTTGCTGCCCGCCGGCATGCGGATGATCCACGGCCCGGGCTGCCCGGTCTGCGTGACGCCGCTGGAGACCCTCGACCGGGCCATGGCCATCGCCGCCCGCCCCGGTGTGATCCTCACCAGCTTCGGCGACATGCTGCGCGTGCCCGGCACGGACACCGACCTGTTGTCGCTGCGGGCGCGGGGCGCGGACGTACGCGTGGTCTACGCGCCGATGGACGCCGTACGCCTGGCCGCCGCGCACCCCGACCGCGAGGTGGTGTTCCTCGCCGTCGGGTTCGAGACGACGGCCCCGGCCAACGCGACGGCGGTGCTCCAGGCCGCCCGGCTGGGGCTGACCAACTTCTCGGTGCTGGTCAGCCATGTCCTCGTGCCGCCCGCCATGACGGCCCTGCTCGACGACCCCGACTGCGAGGTACAGGCCTTTCTCGCGGCCGGGCATGTGTGCGCGGTGATGGGCTGGCGCGAGTACGAGCCGATCGCCGCCCGCCACCGGGTGCCCATCGTGGTCACCGGCTTCGAGCCGCTGGACCTGCTGGAGGGCATCCTCATGGCGGTGCGGCAGCTGGAGTCCGGCCGGTACGAGGTGGAGAACCAGTACGTGCGGGCGGTGTGCCGGTCCGGCAACACCGGGGCCCAGGAAGCGATCCGCGAGGTCTTCCGGGTCACCGACCGGGCCTGGCGCGGCATCGGGGCGCTGCCCGACAGCGGGCTCGAACTCGCCGAGGAATACCAGGAGTTCGACGCGGCCAAGCGTTTCGACGTCGGCGGGCTGTGTCCCGTCGAGGACCCGCAGTGCATAGCCGGAGCCATTCTCACCGGGGCCAGGCTGCCCACCGACTGCGCCGCGTACGGCACGCGTTGCACACCCCGCCATCCCCTCGGCGCGCCCATGGTGTCGTCCGAGGGCACCTGCGCCGCGTTCCACGCGGCCGGACGCACTCCCACGAGGAGCACGGCATGA
- the hypE gene encoding hydrogenase expression/formation protein HypE: MTIQCPTPKHEEEVVLLGHGAGGRLTAELLDELVLPALDGAPGPLEDAALLPGYRELVMSTDSFVVSPLFFPGGDIGSLAVHGTVNDLAMRGARPLALSVSLIVEEGLPLAELRAVLTSLGKAAQAAGVPVVTGDTKVVGRGAADRLFINTTGVGQLHGSLRPSAALARPGDAVLLSGPIGLHGTTVLSTREGLGFESDIASDSRPLHRLVRTLAPIGADIHVLRDPTRGGLAATLNEIARDSSVAVEIEESAVPVPEAVASACDLLGLDPLTVANEGCLVAFVAAGAAGDALAAMRSVDEGSRAVRIGEVLPGGPAGRVTLRTLVGARRIVDMPLGEQLPRIC; encoded by the coding sequence ATGACGATCCAGTGCCCCACCCCGAAGCACGAGGAAGAGGTCGTACTCCTCGGCCACGGCGCCGGCGGCCGTCTCACCGCCGAGCTGCTCGACGAGCTGGTGCTGCCCGCCCTCGACGGCGCCCCGGGCCCGCTGGAGGACGCGGCGCTCCTGCCCGGCTACCGGGAACTGGTCATGAGCACCGACAGCTTCGTGGTCAGCCCGTTGTTCTTCCCCGGCGGGGACATCGGTTCCCTGGCCGTCCACGGCACGGTCAACGACCTCGCCATGCGGGGCGCACGGCCACTCGCCCTGTCCGTCTCCCTCATCGTGGAGGAAGGGCTGCCACTGGCCGAACTCCGTGCCGTCCTGACCTCGTTGGGCAAGGCCGCGCAGGCTGCCGGTGTCCCCGTGGTCACCGGTGACACCAAGGTCGTGGGACGCGGAGCCGCCGACAGGCTCTTCATCAACACCACCGGTGTCGGGCAGTTGCACGGCTCCCTGCGGCCCTCCGCCGCGCTCGCCCGTCCCGGTGACGCGGTGCTGCTCTCCGGGCCGATCGGGCTGCACGGGACGACCGTGCTCAGCACCCGCGAGGGCCTCGGCTTCGAGAGCGACATCGCCTCGGACAGCCGGCCGCTGCACCGGCTGGTGCGCACCCTGGCACCGATCGGCGCCGACATCCACGTACTGCGCGATCCCACCCGGGGCGGACTCGCCGCCACCCTCAACGAGATCGCCCGCGACTCGTCCGTCGCCGTCGAGATCGAGGAGAGCGCCGTGCCCGTGCCCGAGGCGGTCGCCTCGGCCTGTGACCTGCTCGGCCTGGACCCGCTGACCGTCGCCAACGAGGGGTGTCTGGTCGCCTTCGTCGCCGCCGGCGCGGCAGGCGACGCACTGGCGGCGATGCGGTCGGTGGACGAGGGCTCGCGGGCGGTACGGATCGGAGAGGTGCTGCCGGGCGGGCCGGCGGGCCGGGTGACCCTGCGGACGCTGGTGGGTGCCCGGCGGATCGTGGACATGCCGCTCGGCGAACAGCTGCCCCGTATCTGCTGA
- a CDS encoding Hsp20/alpha crystallin family protein — protein sequence MTGMIERLPGWTTLPDLLGWVEAGFPATHAVPGLHGIRVEEHLTEGTYVLRAELPGIDPAKDVEITVDEGVLTLRAERGEKTEEKHRTEFRYGTFARSVRLPAGAKGDEATAEYKDGVLTITVPVPETKTGTTTIKVRQG from the coding sequence ATGACTGGCATGATCGAGCGGCTGCCGGGCTGGACGACGCTGCCCGACCTGTTGGGCTGGGTCGAGGCCGGATTCCCCGCGACGCACGCCGTCCCGGGGCTGCACGGCATCCGCGTCGAGGAACACCTGACGGAGGGGACTTACGTGCTGCGGGCCGAGCTTCCGGGCATCGACCCCGCCAAGGACGTCGAGATCACCGTCGATGAGGGTGTGCTGACGCTGCGCGCCGAGCGCGGTGAGAAGACCGAGGAGAAGCACCGCACCGAGTTCCGCTACGGCACCTTCGCCCGCTCCGTCCGGCTGCCCGCGGGCGCGAAGGGCGACGAGGCGACCGCCGAGTACAAGGACGGTGTCCTGACCATCACGGTCCCGGTGCCCGAGACGAAGACGGGCACCACGACCATCAAGGTGCGGCAGGGCTGA
- a CDS encoding Rv1733c family protein: MTGTTRGKPAGRLAWRFRRSPLRRRSYLVEAWLLVVTWTLAILVSVVSGVMTAHAVERNVNGLRTGRQPVQAVLTEDGARSATAAEGVGGDRTWATVRWSGPDGTVRTGVTEVGPGGRAGSTTTVWLDDEGRLMPAPPSADQAELEGAVLGALAAAGAGAAVVLVGRGGCARLDRRRLDQWETEWARVGPRWGRKTG; the protein is encoded by the coding sequence ATGACCGGGACCACACGCGGGAAACCGGCCGGGCGGCTGGCATGGCGATTCCGCCGCAGCCCGCTCAGGCGTCGCAGCTACCTCGTCGAGGCCTGGCTGCTGGTCGTGACCTGGACGCTCGCGATCCTGGTGTCCGTCGTCTCGGGTGTCATGACCGCCCACGCCGTCGAGCGGAACGTGAACGGCCTGAGGACCGGTCGGCAGCCCGTGCAGGCCGTGCTCACCGAGGACGGGGCGCGGTCCGCCACCGCGGCCGAGGGCGTCGGCGGTGACCGGACGTGGGCCACCGTCAGGTGGTCGGGGCCGGACGGCACCGTCCGGACGGGCGTGACCGAGGTCGGGCCCGGCGGCAGGGCCGGGAGCACGACGACGGTCTGGCTGGACGACGAGGGCCGTCTGATGCCCGCGCCCCCGAGCGCCGACCAGGCCGAACTGGAGGGCGCCGTCCTGGGCGCCCTGGCCGCCGCGGGGGCCGGCGCCGCGGTGGTGCTCGTCGGCCGGGGCGGCTGCGCCCGGCTGGACCGGCGGCGGCTGGACCAGTGGGAGACGGAGTGGGCCCGGGTCGGCCCCCGGTGGGGACGGAAGACCGGCTGA
- a CDS encoding Acg family FMN-binding oxidoreductase, which produces MSLTYESPGRAALHLARAASLAPSPHNSQPWFFAEEGHDHGFEVHTGGRQRMTVTDPGGREAVIACGAALFNVRIAVGRLGFRPAVDLLPEPGDSAFLARVGYAAHAPVAPDEALMARAMPWRHTHRGLFGPDPVADTLLDDLRDHARAEGAVLQVVDGPEKLRLLADLVRVAENVHRSDPVHRAELTRCVGPYGVPVEVCGHHPDRTLLAGRDYLGVALPSARRPRRWSPRTGTVAVLSTHCDGRQDWLRSGQALQRVLLYAAAHHVMAAFHTQPLELPVLRAELRTQVTGGRFPQVILRLGHATRTWSTPRRPPVEVLAREGVPAG; this is translated from the coding sequence ATGTCCCTGACGTACGAGAGCCCCGGCCGGGCGGCTCTCCACCTGGCCCGCGCCGCCTCCCTGGCACCCTCGCCGCACAACAGCCAGCCCTGGTTCTTCGCCGAGGAGGGCCACGACCACGGCTTCGAGGTGCACACGGGCGGCCGGCAGCGGATGACCGTGACCGACCCCGGCGGCCGGGAGGCGGTCATCGCCTGCGGGGCCGCTCTGTTCAACGTGCGGATCGCGGTCGGCCGGCTCGGGTTCCGGCCTGCCGTCGATCTTCTGCCCGAGCCGGGGGACTCCGCCTTCCTCGCCCGCGTCGGATACGCGGCGCACGCCCCGGTGGCCCCCGACGAGGCACTGATGGCCCGCGCGATGCCCTGGCGGCACACCCACCGCGGGCTCTTCGGACCCGACCCGGTGGCGGATACGCTCCTGGACGACCTGCGCGACCACGCCCGGGCCGAGGGAGCCGTCCTCCAGGTCGTCGACGGGCCGGAGAAGCTCCGGCTGCTCGCGGACCTGGTGCGCGTCGCGGAGAACGTACACCGCTCGGATCCAGTCCACCGCGCCGAACTGACGCGCTGCGTGGGCCCGTACGGCGTGCCCGTCGAGGTCTGCGGTCACCACCCCGACCGCACACTGCTGGCCGGCCGTGACTACCTCGGCGTCGCCCTGCCGTCCGCCCGCCGGCCCCGGAGGTGGTCCCCGCGGACGGGCACCGTGGCCGTGCTGTCCACGCACTGCGACGGCCGCCAGGACTGGCTGCGCTCGGGACAGGCGCTCCAGCGTGTCCTGCTGTACGCGGCGGCCCATCACGTCATGGCGGCCTTCCACACCCAGCCCCTCGAACTGCCCGTGCTGCGGGCGGAGTTGCGAACACAAGTCACCGGGGGCCGGTTCCCGCAGGTGATACTGCGCCTCGGCCACGCCACCCGGACGTGGTCCACACCGCGGCGCCCGCCCGTCGAGGTACTGGCCCGCGAGGGCGTGCCGGCCGGGTGA
- a CDS encoding flavodoxin domain-containing protein → MPSSVLVTYGTTNGSTAGIAEAVAKVLRKDGLTVDVLPARSVASVASYEAVVVGGGLYAGRWHKHARRFVRHHRRALAGRPLWMFSSGPLDSSASERDIPPVPGVKRAMIRLGAREHVTFGGCLEEGAKGWIAEGIVRNGKGGDFRDFPRIEEWAGHIADELVGEKA, encoded by the coding sequence ATGCCCAGCAGCGTGTTGGTCACCTACGGAACGACGAACGGATCGACCGCCGGGATCGCCGAGGCCGTGGCCAAGGTCCTGCGCAAGGACGGCCTGACGGTCGACGTACTGCCCGCCCGGTCCGTGGCGAGCGTGGCGTCGTACGAGGCCGTGGTGGTCGGAGGCGGCCTGTACGCCGGGCGCTGGCACAAGCACGCCCGCCGCTTCGTCCGGCATCACCGGCGGGCACTGGCCGGACGCCCGCTGTGGATGTTCAGCAGCGGCCCGCTCGATTCCTCGGCCTCGGAGCGGGACATCCCGCCCGTACCCGGAGTGAAGCGGGCCATGATCAGGCTCGGCGCCAGGGAACACGTCACCTTCGGCGGCTGCCTCGAAGAGGGCGCGAAGGGATGGATCGCAGAGGGGATCGTGCGCAACGGGAAGGGCGGCGACTTCAGGGACTTCCCCCGGATCGAGGAGTGGGCGGGGCACATCGCCGACGAACTGGTGGGGGAGAAGGCCTGA
- a CDS encoding CBS domain-containing protein, whose translation MKHDKVGSVMTTEVVRVTYGTPFKEVARLLADHRISGLPVVDEDEKVIGVVSETDLMLRQAATPDPYEPKRRHRLAGLTRGARRRAGKAEARTAGRLMTEPPVTVHADDTIVEAARTMAKRRIERLPVLDEEQRLVGIVTRRDLLQVFLRPDAEIRDVVINEVLVRALWLPPRSTDVFVTEGVVTLSGQMERKSETEIAVSMTRQIDGVVGVVDKLTYRLDDTHIKPAEQALHGVADDWLRKI comes from the coding sequence ATGAAGCACGACAAGGTCGGCTCCGTGATGACCACCGAGGTCGTCCGGGTCACGTACGGCACCCCGTTCAAGGAAGTGGCCCGGTTGCTCGCCGACCACCGGATCAGCGGACTGCCGGTGGTCGACGAGGACGAGAAGGTCATCGGAGTCGTCTCCGAGACGGACCTGATGCTCCGCCAGGCGGCGACCCCCGACCCCTACGAGCCGAAGCGTCGCCACCGCCTCGCCGGTCTGACACGCGGCGCCCGGAGGCGGGCGGGGAAGGCCGAAGCCCGCACAGCCGGCCGGCTCATGACCGAGCCGCCCGTCACGGTCCACGCCGACGACACCATCGTCGAGGCCGCCCGGACCATGGCCAAGCGCCGCATCGAACGGCTTCCCGTTCTCGACGAGGAACAGCGGCTCGTCGGCATCGTCACCCGGCGCGACCTGCTCCAGGTCTTCCTGCGGCCGGACGCCGAGATCCGCGACGTGGTCATCAACGAGGTCCTCGTCCGGGCGCTGTGGCTGCCGCCGCGCAGTACGGACGTCTTCGTCACGGAGGGCGTGGTCACGCTGTCGGGCCAAATGGAACGCAAGAGCGAGACGGAGATCGCCGTCTCCATGACACGCCAGATCGACGGCGTGGTCGGTGTGGTCGACAAACTCACCTACCGGCTGGACGACACGCACATCAAGCCCGCCGAACAGGCGCTGCACGGCGTCGCCGACGACTGGCTGCGCAAGATCTGA